A window of the Natronomonas salina genome harbors these coding sequences:
- a CDS encoding VWA domain-containing protein → MFEFAETKSVSTPFGAVVGQEPLKEALLAVATDDGLDGLLVSGEKGTAKSTLVRGLADLLPDQRAVADCPYGCPPGDRSRQCEGCRDRAAFPVEERSVPLVTLPLGATRERVVGTLSVSDALAGVAEFDPGLLARANRGILYVDEVNLLDDHLVDVLLDAAAAGENRVERDGVSVSHPAEFTLVGTMNPEEGDLRPQLRDRFALSVEVRGERDLEDRVAIIDGDLREAVGDDDTADQRRRLRHGRDMLDAVALTDDQKREIAELCLNAGVDGHRADIAAARAARALAALDGRPTVTDGDLRRAAELALGHRMRSAPFEDAPDADEVVDDHFEDESGNGDPDPGGGDGESDAEEAGGPEADEPGDDDSEPGEGTDPDGWSGDEAGSEAPPPDDDEVGDDGSTPASDPTPADAETADDGPDEPDDASGNTGEEATPIVPGQPRHEPGAAGAPDLDAPETEGSSGPGSARSAPSTGNRGARVRTESTDGASGVDAAASVRAAASRGADRVEKRDLRRSVRSGDGEALVVFAVDASASMRSAMRTAKGVTLELLEDAYTERDSVAVVAFAGEDAEVLLPPTDSVTLASRHLKDLPTGDRTPLPAGLRSAAEVVDRADPEAAVVVLVSDGRANAVADPTADTRSAAAALASTGARVVCVDAGSERGLLDDVVAATDGERVPLDALTPERVEAAVTASRR, encoded by the coding sequence GTGTTTGAATTCGCCGAAACCAAAAGCGTTTCCACGCCCTTCGGCGCGGTCGTGGGCCAGGAGCCGCTGAAGGAGGCGCTCCTGGCGGTCGCGACCGACGACGGCCTGGACGGCCTGCTCGTCTCCGGCGAGAAGGGCACCGCGAAGTCCACGCTGGTCCGCGGCCTCGCCGATTTGCTGCCGGACCAGCGCGCCGTCGCGGACTGCCCCTACGGCTGCCCGCCGGGCGACCGCTCGCGGCAGTGCGAGGGCTGTCGCGACCGCGCGGCGTTCCCCGTCGAGGAGCGGTCCGTCCCGCTGGTGACGCTCCCGCTCGGCGCCACACGCGAGCGCGTCGTCGGGACGCTGTCGGTCTCGGACGCGCTGGCCGGGGTGGCGGAGTTCGACCCCGGGCTCCTGGCGCGCGCCAACCGCGGTATCCTCTACGTGGACGAGGTGAACCTGCTCGACGACCACCTCGTGGACGTCCTCCTGGACGCGGCCGCCGCCGGCGAGAACCGCGTCGAGCGCGACGGCGTCAGCGTCTCCCACCCCGCCGAGTTCACCCTCGTCGGGACGATGAACCCGGAGGAGGGCGACCTCCGGCCGCAGCTGCGCGACCGCTTCGCGCTCTCGGTCGAGGTCCGCGGCGAGCGGGACCTCGAGGACCGCGTCGCCATCATCGACGGTGACCTGCGGGAGGCCGTCGGAGACGACGATACGGCCGACCAGCGTCGCCGTCTCCGACACGGACGCGACATGCTCGACGCGGTCGCGCTGACCGACGACCAGAAACGCGAAATCGCGGAGCTGTGCCTCAATGCCGGCGTCGACGGCCACCGCGCCGATATCGCCGCCGCTCGCGCCGCCCGCGCGCTCGCAGCCCTGGACGGCCGCCCCACCGTGACGGACGGCGACCTCCGGCGCGCGGCGGAACTCGCGCTCGGCCACCGGATGCGGTCGGCGCCGTTCGAGGACGCGCCCGACGCCGACGAGGTGGTCGACGACCACTTCGAGGACGAGTCGGGGAACGGCGACCCCGATCCGGGAGGTGGCGACGGCGAATCCGATGCGGAGGAGGCCGGCGGTCCGGAGGCCGACGAGCCCGGGGACGACGATTCGGAGCCCGGGGAGGGAACCGACCCCGACGGATGGTCCGGGGACGAAGCGGGGAGCGAAGCTCCGCCCCCGGACGACGACGAAGTCGGAGACGACGGGTCGACACCCGCGTCCGACCCGACTCCCGCCGACGCCGAAACGGCCGACGACGGTCCCGACGAACCCGACGACGCGAGCGGCAACACCGGTGAAGAAGCGACACCGATCGTCCCCGGTCAGCCGCGACATGAACCAGGAGCGGCCGGCGCCCCCGACCTCGACGCACCCGAAACCGAGGGATCGAGCGGCCCCGGTAGCGCACGCTCGGCGCCGTCGACGGGCAACCGCGGCGCCCGCGTCCGCACCGAGTCCACCGACGGCGCGAGCGGCGTCGACGCCGCCGCGTCGGTCCGCGCGGCAGCCAGCAGGGGCGCCGACCGCGTCGAGAAACGCGACCTCCGGCGGTCCGTGCGCTCCGGCGACGGCGAGGCCCTGGTCGTCTTCGCCGTCGACGCCAGCGCCTCGATGCGGTCGGCCATGCGCACCGCGAAGGGCGTCACCCTCGAACTGCTGGAGGACGCCTACACCGAGCGGGACAGCGTCGCGGTCGTCGCCTTCGCCGGCGAGGACGCCGAGGTGCTCCTGCCGCCGACCGACTCGGTGACGCTCGCGTCGCGGCACCTCAAGGACCTCCCGACCGGCGACCGGACGCCGCTCCCGGCGGGCCTCCGCTCGGCCGCGGAGGTCGTCGACCGCGCCGACCCCGAGGCGGCCGTCGTGGTCCTGGTCTCCGACGGGCGGGCCAACGCGGTCGCTGACCCGACGGCCGACACTCGCTCGGCGGCGGCGGCGCTGGCTTCGACGGGCGCCCGCGTCGTCTGCGTCGACGCCGGATCGGAGCGCGGCCTGCTCGACGACGTCGTCGCGGCGACCGACGGCGAGCGGGTCCCGCTGGACGCCCTGACCCCCGAGCGGGTCGAAGCGGCCGTCACCGCGTCGCGCCGGTAG
- a CDS encoding CbtB domain-containing protein — translation MSDRIDTARATLSPTQVGLGLLGITLALFLLAFAQEPLVHDAMHNGRHVAGVVCH, via the coding sequence GTGTCCGACCGCATCGACACCGCCCGCGCGACGCTCTCCCCGACCCAGGTGGGTCTGGGGCTGCTCGGGATCACGCTCGCGCTGTTCCTGCTGGCGTTCGCCCAGGAGCCGCTCGTCCACGACGCGATGCACAACGGCCGCCACGTCGCCGGCGTCGTCTGCCACTGA
- a CDS encoding CbtA family protein, giving the protein MDDHLRRGAVAGAVGGGAYGLYTALVGNPLVAHAEALAHQGHEHSHGHETEAAGLVGESVTSAVSVGGGVVLGLLFGVVVFGVAAYLFEPALPDRGGSYLLGLAGFLTVSGVPWLVLPPAAPGVEPSISTDAALALYAGLMAVGAAACLGAGWTYHRTSDRGSPVAAGAGLAVFAAVVGLAVLAAPAPTYESALPATFETAYVGVVVTGQLGLWGVAAAAHDRLDATGATPSPSVPPTAAD; this is encoded by the coding sequence ATGGACGACCACCTCAGACGGGGGGCCGTCGCCGGCGCGGTCGGCGGCGGCGCCTACGGGCTCTACACCGCGCTCGTGGGCAACCCCCTCGTCGCACACGCCGAGGCCCTCGCTCATCAGGGACACGAACACTCGCACGGACACGAAACCGAGGCCGCGGGCCTCGTCGGCGAGAGCGTGACCAGCGCCGTCTCCGTCGGCGGCGGCGTCGTCCTCGGCCTCCTCTTCGGGGTCGTCGTGTTCGGCGTCGCGGCGTACCTCTTCGAGCCGGCGCTGCCCGACCGCGGCGGGAGCTACCTGCTCGGACTCGCCGGGTTCCTCACGGTCTCCGGCGTCCCGTGGCTCGTCCTCCCGCCCGCCGCGCCGGGCGTCGAGCCGTCCATCTCGACGGACGCCGCCCTGGCCCTCTACGCGGGGCTGATGGCAGTCGGTGCGGCGGCCTGCCTCGGAGCGGGCTGGACGTACCATCGAACGTCGGATCGCGGCTCGCCGGTCGCCGCCGGGGCGGGACTCGCCGTCTTCGCCGCGGTCGTCGGTCTGGCGGTCCTCGCCGCGCCGGCGCCGACCTACGAGAGCGCGCTCCCGGCGACGTTCGAGACCGCCTACGTCGGAGTCGTCGTGACCGGGCAGCTCGGACTCTGGGGCGTCGCCGCGGCGGCCCACGACCGCCTCGACGCGACGGGCGCGACTCCTTCCCCGAGCGTCCCGCCGACGGCGGCCGACTAG
- a CDS encoding PQQ-like beta-propeller repeat protein — protein MSRTARRVPLGDVNPCGSRQAGRRSGVTTTDDGPVVGLADGRVRAFDPEGTERWTADGEGSAITLVPFGDGVIVGERSARGAIRYLEAGEERWRHDATDAIGEPTKDTRFFLPMVVDASVDGDTAYVAARRYERRGDQRHFESTVYALAPDGTVRWRHAADASPIAVVPFESGAADRREATERESGDGGTASGVAVAYNRCPGDHDDGLVVLDGDGRERWTWDPDRGAQRRVGDVAATAEGLVVASHADYRGYRLTDGAVDWAVDLGIALDRGDRVYAYPNHVHATDSGVAFLTGNSFPEEGRETDERHPDEQSAFGYSLNGEERWRAEVGGFAHEIDADGDRLLVPVAQHFRDRDPVVHGWRLFDVADGLVETIDCEGVVTAAGLDGNRLALVEEPVRYHDDGEVRGGYALHLP, from the coding sequence ATGAGTAGGACCGCCCGACGCGTCCCGCTCGGCGACGTTAATCCCTGCGGATCCCGACAGGCGGGCCGCCGCTCCGGCGTCACGACGACCGACGACGGTCCCGTCGTCGGCCTCGCGGACGGGCGCGTCCGCGCGTTCGATCCCGAAGGAACGGAGCGGTGGACCGCCGACGGCGAGGGCAGCGCCATCACCCTCGTCCCGTTCGGCGACGGGGTGATTGTCGGCGAGCGGTCCGCTCGCGGCGCGATCAGGTACCTCGAAGCCGGCGAGGAGCGCTGGCGCCACGACGCGACCGACGCCATCGGCGAACCAACGAAGGACACGCGGTTCTTCCTGCCGATGGTCGTCGACGCCTCGGTCGACGGTGACACCGCCTACGTCGCCGCGCGACGGTACGAGCGTCGCGGGGACCAGCGCCACTTCGAGAGCACCGTCTACGCGCTCGCGCCCGACGGCACGGTCCGCTGGCGCCACGCCGCCGACGCCTCGCCCATCGCCGTCGTTCCGTTCGAGAGCGGCGCGGCCGACCGACGGGAGGCCACCGAACGGGAGAGCGGTGACGGAGGAACCGCGAGCGGCGTCGCGGTCGCGTACAACCGGTGTCCCGGCGACCACGACGACGGCCTCGTCGTCCTCGACGGTGACGGCCGGGAGCGGTGGACCTGGGACCCCGACCGCGGAGCCCAGCGCCGCGTGGGCGACGTCGCGGCGACTGCCGAAGGACTGGTCGTCGCGAGCCACGCGGACTACCGAGGGTACCGGCTGACGGACGGCGCGGTCGACTGGGCGGTCGACCTCGGCATCGCCCTCGACCGCGGCGACCGTGTGTACGCATACCCGAACCACGTCCACGCGACGGACTCGGGCGTCGCCTTCCTGACGGGCAATTCCTTCCCCGAGGAGGGCCGGGAGACCGACGAGCGCCACCCGGACGAGCAGTCGGCGTTCGGCTACTCGCTGAACGGCGAGGAGCGCTGGCGCGCCGAGGTCGGCGGCTTCGCCCACGAGATCGACGCGGACGGCGACCGGCTGCTCGTCCCCGTCGCCCAGCACTTCCGGGACCGCGACCCCGTCGTCCACGGCTGGCGGCTGTTCGACGTCGCCGACGGCCTCGTCGAGACCATCGACTGCGAGGGTGTCGTGACCGCCGCGGGACTCGACGGCAATCGGCTGGCGCTCGTCGAGGAACCCGTCCGGTACCACGACGACGGCGAGGTGCGCGGCGGCTACGCGCTCCACCTGCCGTAG
- a CDS encoding DUF3209 family protein encodes MTCHEIEALRLGLMNSLGVGDDAARKHARDEIGDDPDPHIAALAEAESLAECRRHLDTALVELEEEVAAADADGQAYDYLRGRLVAVRDAEGALERLSTHGEGVLEGLGDSHEALHEAFPTDE; translated from the coding sequence ATGACCTGCCACGAGATCGAAGCCCTGCGACTCGGCCTGATGAACAGCCTCGGCGTCGGCGACGACGCCGCACGCAAGCACGCCCGCGACGAGATCGGCGACGACCCCGACCCCCACATCGCGGCCCTCGCCGAGGCGGAGTCGCTGGCGGAGTGCCGGCGGCACCTCGACACCGCCCTCGTCGAGCTCGAGGAGGAGGTCGCCGCCGCCGACGCCGACGGACAGGCGTACGACTACCTCCGCGGGCGCCTCGTCGCCGTCCGGGACGCCGAGGGCGCCCTCGAGCGCCTGTCGACTCACGGCGAGGGCGTCCTCGAGGGCCTCGGGGACTCCCACGAGGCCCTCCACGAGGCGTTCCCGACGGATGAGTAG
- a CDS encoding CbiX/SirB N-terminal domain-containing protein: MLDAEAVVLAGHGSRREKSNEQVRTLAADLEGRLGLPVDAGFLELAEPTIGDAIGALAPSASDVTVLPLSLFAASHVKADVPLVVRRARADHDVTLHSGKHLGVHPAIVELLDDRAAAVEDELGVDREADDVLVVLCARGSSDPDANADVHKLGRLLYEGRAFGDVRASFIGVTEPLLEETLHTVAKRRPDAVVVLPYMLGDGVLTERIRDRTEEFDADYPYVDAAAGDPLGTDDRLLEVLADRFEAARAGDVSMSCDTCKYKVEMDGFEGEAGGARAMLRAMTHRAAHADRSEVDDEPHVHDAPDKHVTVCTNRTCAGDGAATVLERLRQAARDRDVDARITRSSCLGRCGDGPNVAVYPDGVWYGDVAPDDADRLASSLQRDRIVSDLVTQTL, translated from the coding sequence ATGCTCGACGCGGAGGCGGTCGTCCTCGCCGGCCACGGCTCGCGCCGCGAGAAGTCCAACGAGCAGGTCCGGACGCTCGCCGCGGACCTGGAGGGCCGACTCGGGCTACCGGTCGACGCCGGCTTCCTCGAACTCGCGGAGCCGACCATCGGCGACGCCATCGGCGCGCTGGCCCCCTCCGCCTCGGACGTGACCGTCCTGCCGCTGTCGCTGTTCGCCGCGAGCCACGTGAAGGCCGACGTCCCGCTGGTCGTCCGGCGGGCGCGCGCCGACCACGACGTGACGCTGCACAGCGGCAAGCACCTCGGCGTCCACCCCGCCATCGTCGAACTGCTCGACGACCGGGCTGCCGCCGTCGAGGACGAACTGGGCGTCGACCGGGAAGCCGACGACGTGCTCGTCGTGCTCTGCGCCCGCGGCTCCTCCGACCCGGACGCCAACGCCGACGTCCACAAGCTCGGCCGGCTGCTGTACGAGGGCCGCGCCTTCGGCGACGTCCGGGCGTCCTTCATCGGCGTCACCGAGCCGCTGCTCGAGGAGACGCTGCACACCGTCGCCAAGCGGCGCCCCGACGCGGTTGTCGTCCTGCCGTACATGCTCGGCGACGGCGTCCTCACGGAGCGGATCCGCGACCGGACCGAGGAGTTCGACGCCGACTATCCGTACGTCGACGCCGCGGCCGGGGACCCGCTCGGCACCGACGACCGCCTGCTGGAGGTACTGGCCGACCGCTTCGAGGCGGCCCGCGCCGGCGACGTCTCGATGTCCTGCGACACGTGCAAGTACAAGGTCGAGATGGACGGCTTCGAGGGCGAGGCCGGCGGCGCCCGGGCGATGCTGCGGGCGATGACCCACCGGGCCGCCCACGCCGACCGCTCCGAGGTCGACGACGAGCCGCACGTCCACGACGCGCCGGACAAGCACGTCACCGTCTGCACGAACCGCACCTGCGCGGGCGACGGCGCGGCGACGGTCCTCGAGCGGCTCCGCCAGGCGGCTCGCGACCGCGACGTCGACGCCCGCATCACGCGGTCGTCGTGTCTCGGCCGCTGTGGCGACGGCCCGAACGTCGCCGTCTACCCCGACGGCGTCTGGTACGGCGACGTCGCGCCGGACGACGCCGACCGCCTCGCCTCGTCCCTGCAGCGGGACCGCATCGTATCCGATTTAGTCACACAGACACTCTGA
- a CDS encoding cobalamin biosynthesis protein, with protein sequence MSVETGAPRNLLDAHPETAYFWGRVVGDGEVTRDGVTVRTTDETAADRLAAVAGADVIDHRIVGREYAHDTAIIRSEDSYTVQALGGVGDRAAAALGLPFEGDDGGYRLDVLADHDRQLFRGLLEGCGTVCFKSSAGTVGVSFVHDDRKLLERIQRLLEDAPVAAPYGEVSETSSGGYWFGLDDGAAPAFGEWVYEGSERSGLFAPSRRRKLRRSVEQAEEY encoded by the coding sequence ATGAGCGTCGAGACCGGCGCGCCGAGGAACCTCCTCGACGCCCACCCCGAGACGGCGTACTTCTGGGGTCGGGTCGTCGGCGACGGCGAGGTGACCCGAGACGGCGTGACGGTGCGGACGACCGACGAGACGGCCGCGGACCGCCTGGCTGCGGTGGCCGGCGCGGACGTCATCGACCACCGGATCGTCGGGCGGGAGTACGCCCACGACACGGCGATCATCCGCAGCGAGGACAGCTACACCGTGCAGGCCCTCGGCGGCGTCGGCGACCGGGCGGCGGCCGCCCTCGGGCTCCCCTTCGAGGGCGACGACGGCGGCTACCGGCTCGACGTGCTGGCCGACCACGACCGCCAGCTGTTCCGCGGGCTGCTGGAGGGCTGCGGGACGGTCTGCTTCAAGTCCTCGGCCGGCACCGTCGGCGTCTCGTTCGTCCACGACGACCGGAAGCTGCTCGAGCGAATCCAGCGCCTGCTCGAGGACGCGCCGGTCGCGGCGCCGTACGGAGAGGTCTCGGAGACCTCGTCGGGCGGCTACTGGTTCGGCCTCGACGACGGCGCGGCGCCAGCCTTCGGCGAGTGGGTCTACGAGGGCAGCGAGCGTTCGGGGCTGTTCGCGCCGAGTCGACGCCGGAAGCTCCGCCGGAGCGTCGAGCAGGCGGAGGAGTACTGA
- a CDS encoding ferredoxin gives MSGYSVSVDLDACDGVFACLVRDGRFAEAEDGLVTLPGGDRDGGELVATFDDERRDEAEQAAAACPLDAIEVRGDERSESPERASGEPARPASGDRREP, from the coding sequence ATGTCGGGATACAGCGTTTCGGTCGACCTCGACGCCTGCGACGGCGTCTTCGCGTGTCTCGTCCGCGACGGCCGCTTCGCCGAGGCCGAGGACGGCCTCGTGACGCTGCCGGGCGGCGATCGCGACGGCGGCGAACTGGTCGCGACGTTCGACGACGAGCGCCGCGACGAGGCCGAACAGGCCGCCGCGGCGTGTCCGCTAGATGCCATCGAGGTGCGCGGAGACGAGCGGAGCGAGTCCCCGGAACGAGCGAGCGGGGAGCCTGCGCGACCCGCGAGCGGTGACCGGAGGGAACCATGA
- the cobJ gene encoding precorrin-3B C(17)-methyltransferase: MSTDNTAETTEASTGSESKCGASEARSASEASGEAASSSTAAQASTEPSNESKCGASTTETSTESTCGAASSDASASKCGASSSSDEQEVGATVDDFEGDPGRLIAVGLGPGEPEGMTARAKAALADAEHIVGYTTYVDLLPDDVTDGADDIYSTPMCGEVSRTEEAIDRALAGNDVAIVGSGDPNVYALAGLALEILESKGGTASAVDFEVVPGVPAAQSCGARLGAPLVNDTVSVSLSDHLTPMDEIESRLHAIAPEGFTIAIYNPWSRKRRENFQRCCEILLEHRDPETPVGIVHGASRDDEATMITDLGTLPELGEADIVDMTTTIVVGNGETYVWDDRMVTPRGYETKYDY; this comes from the coding sequence ATGAGCACTGACAACACCGCGGAGACGACCGAGGCATCGACAGGCAGCGAATCGAAGTGCGGGGCGAGCGAGGCGCGGAGCGCCTCGGAAGCGAGCGGCGAAGCCGCGAGCTCCTCGACGGCGGCCCAGGCCAGCACCGAGCCCTCTAACGAGAGCAAGTGCGGCGCCTCTACGACCGAGACGTCGACGGAGAGCACGTGCGGAGCCGCCTCGAGCGACGCGTCCGCCTCGAAGTGCGGCGCGTCCTCATCCAGCGACGAGCAGGAGGTCGGCGCCACCGTCGACGACTTCGAGGGCGACCCCGGCCGCCTGATCGCCGTCGGGCTCGGTCCGGGCGAGCCGGAGGGGATGACCGCCCGCGCGAAGGCCGCGCTGGCCGACGCCGAGCACATCGTCGGCTACACGACGTACGTCGACCTGCTGCCGGACGACGTCACCGACGGCGCCGACGACATCTACTCGACGCCGATGTGCGGGGAGGTCTCCCGGACCGAGGAGGCCATCGACCGGGCGCTGGCGGGCAACGACGTCGCCATCGTCGGCTCCGGCGACCCGAACGTCTACGCGCTGGCCGGCCTCGCCCTGGAGATCCTGGAGTCGAAGGGCGGGACGGCCTCGGCGGTCGACTTCGAGGTCGTCCCCGGCGTGCCGGCAGCGCAGTCCTGTGGCGCCCGCCTCGGCGCCCCGCTGGTCAACGACACGGTCTCCGTATCGCTGTCGGACCACCTCACCCCGATGGACGAGATCGAGTCGCGGCTGCACGCCATCGCGCCCGAGGGGTTCACGATCGCCATCTACAATCCCTGGAGCCGGAAGCGCCGGGAGAACTTCCAGCGGTGCTGCGAGATCCTGCTGGAGCACCGCGACCCAGAGACGCCGGTCGGCATCGTCCACGGCGCCTCCAGGGACGACGAGGCGACGATGATAACCGACCTCGGGACGCTCCCGGAACTCGGCGAGGCGGACATCGTCGACATGACGACGACCATCGTCGTCGGCAACGGGGAGACGTACGTGTGGGACGACCGGATGGTCACTCCGCGCGGCTACGAGACGAAGTACGACTACTGA
- a CDS encoding precorrin-3B C(17)-methyltransferase, whose product MSERGAERPASGGETDADTDDYGTLYVVGIGPGLPHAMTQRARDVVETADCVIASNLYQEFLRQDGTLPPETATDGGVATRPTGDEQEIVRSSMGQQVELAREAFERVRDGQDVAHVSGGDPNVYGKSDLVFLMAEEEDAYDVPIEIVPGVTAALGGAANLGAPLSNDFCTISLSDKWRGWEEIAEKLRAAAISGFVVVLYNCWRDYERAIEVLREERADDVPVAIFNDAGRGEAGRNLEDETHTITTLGEAIEHDEKVGGMGTSILVGTHESHEWTNDHGEYLVTPRGGREVEDF is encoded by the coding sequence ATGAGCGAGCGGGGAGCGGAGCGACCCGCGAGTGGTGGCGAAACTGACGCCGACACCGACGACTATGGCACGCTCTACGTCGTCGGCATCGGTCCCGGCCTGCCGCACGCGATGACCCAGCGCGCCCGCGACGTCGTCGAGACGGCCGACTGCGTCATCGCGTCGAACCTCTACCAGGAGTTCCTGCGACAGGACGGGACGCTCCCGCCGGAGACGGCGACCGATGGCGGCGTCGCGACGCGACCGACCGGCGACGAACAGGAGATCGTGCGGTCGTCGATGGGCCAGCAGGTCGAACTGGCCCGCGAGGCCTTCGAGCGCGTCCGGGACGGCCAGGACGTCGCGCACGTCTCCGGCGGCGACCCGAACGTCTACGGGAAGAGCGACCTCGTCTTCCTGATGGCCGAGGAGGAGGACGCCTACGACGTCCCCATCGAGATCGTCCCCGGCGTGACGGCAGCGCTGGGCGGGGCCGCCAACCTCGGCGCGCCGCTGTCGAACGACTTCTGTACGATATCGCTGTCGGACAAGTGGCGCGGCTGGGAGGAGATCGCCGAGAAGCTGCGGGCCGCCGCCATCTCCGGGTTCGTCGTCGTCCTCTACAACTGCTGGCGCGACTACGAGCGCGCCATCGAGGTGCTCCGCGAGGAGCGGGCCGACGACGTCCCCGTCGCCATCTTCAACGACGCCGGCCGCGGCGAGGCGGGGCGGAACCTGGAGGACGAGACCCACACCATCACAACGCTCGGGGAGGCGATCGAGCACGACGAGAAGGTCGGCGGCATGGGGACCAGCATCCTCGTGGGCACCCACGAGTCCCACGAGTGGACCAACGACCACGGCGAGTACCTCGTGACGCCGCGCGGCGGCCGCGAGGTGGAGGACTTCTGA
- the cbiG gene encoding cobalt-precorrin 5A hydrolase, whose amino-acid sequence MSTDDTTDTSDSGGGEASEASRPSSDETSDGGHCSTPDSDGEVAEEIAIVSFERKLPVARDIQDELADDYDGIDVVEYHGEVFEEHWGEYDCFVGLMASGIAMRKTAHLLDDKWDDPALVVVDEELTWAIPITGGHHGANQVAHDLSKMGAVPAMTTASEAAGKQGIESKAKALDAHVVNGDSTVATNLAVLNDEIDAVERLDGPRAVLVGDDVTVMKRNTDGVVLGTGTVDGVKKAQVLDAWEAALADLDRDFSDVEFVATATRKEGEEGLYEAAREIDAGVVLFEKATLLDYEGPTPSRAKELIGWPGIAEASAIAGGREHELAREKERYDEAVTVAVGR is encoded by the coding sequence ATGAGTACTGACGACACCACCGACACCAGCGACAGCGGCGGCGGGGAGGCGAGCGAAGCGAGCCGACCCTCGTCGGACGAGACGTCCGACGGTGGCCACTGCTCGACGCCCGACTCCGACGGCGAGGTTGCGGAGGAGATCGCCATCGTGAGCTTCGAGCGGAAGCTGCCCGTCGCGCGCGACATCCAGGACGAACTGGCGGACGACTACGACGGCATCGACGTCGTCGAGTACCACGGCGAGGTGTTCGAGGAGCACTGGGGGGAGTACGACTGCTTCGTCGGGCTGATGGCCTCCGGCATCGCGATGCGGAAGACGGCCCACCTGCTCGACGACAAGTGGGACGACCCCGCGCTCGTCGTCGTCGACGAGGAGCTGACGTGGGCCATCCCGATAACCGGCGGTCACCACGGCGCCAATCAGGTCGCCCACGACCTCTCGAAGATGGGCGCCGTGCCGGCGATGACGACCGCCAGCGAGGCCGCAGGCAAGCAGGGCATCGAGTCGAAGGCGAAGGCGCTGGACGCCCACGTTGTCAACGGCGACTCGACGGTCGCGACGAACCTCGCCGTCCTGAACGACGAGATCGACGCCGTCGAGCGGCTGGACGGCCCCCGGGCCGTCCTCGTCGGCGACGACGTGACCGTGATGAAGCGGAACACCGACGGCGTCGTCCTCGGGACCGGCACCGTCGACGGCGTGAAGAAGGCCCAGGTACTCGACGCCTGGGAGGCCGCCCTCGCGGACCTCGACCGCGACTTCTCGGACGTGGAGTTCGTCGCCACCGCGACGCGGAAGGAGGGCGAGGAGGGGCTCTACGAGGCCGCCCGGGAGATCGACGCCGGCGTCGTCCTGTTCGAGAAGGCGACGCTGCTGGACTACGAGGGGCCGACCCCCTCGCGGGCGAAGGAGCTGATCGGCTGGCCCGGCATCGCCGAGGCGTCGGCCATCGCCGGCGGCCGCGAGCACGAACTGGCCCGCGAGAAGGAGCGGTACGACGAGGCCGTGACGGTGGCGGTGGGACGATGA